One window of Botrimarina mediterranea genomic DNA carries:
- a CDS encoding ATPase, T2SS/T4P/T4SS family — protein MVRVSWRRAALAMAFAVGLTFGVGVASAQVGLGEVLETQNIRNEMAGGGRDERGANQANDQAADAAPPADGADGDLPAVARTGIDKWDDTHSIFRQREASLNWLKMLPVALLLLVWVRSADWINRDAQIFNLNHNAWNPAIVAPFVIAFVVMLLIPNYVIGIILLSLAWLVPFVAYAVHHNKSVEPHQSVFTGSWFRHQVSEAGALVGLKIGSEKKADYLRGPEVDLVAQGGDERTNQANLLTARQSPGYVHVKELVADMVTRGSARVLLDYSAEVVTARHMIDGVWHNGEPRDRESGDVMLAVMKQLANLNVSERRKKQDGEFGATYQNKKYACELTSQGVKTGERVIVTLHGSTKQSGIKTLEQLGMREKLRDQWLEIMNADRGLVVMSAMPEGGLTTMFDVALLDCDRLMRDFVAIEDAAAPETEIENVPASFYDAAKGDSPSQLIPSLSRKYPNVWVVRDFVDAETAKLLMEEIDLDRLVVTSCHAQDAAEACLRMLQKKTPHKEFARELIGVLNTRLIRKLCTGCRVEYEATPALLKKLGIPAGKVTKFYRVPKGEEIEKPCKVCSGLGYRGRTAIFELLQPDDQFRQKLLKEPKIDVLRKAARAAGMRTLQEEGILLVAKGVTSLQELQRVLSGS, from the coding sequence ATGGTTCGAGTCAGTTGGCGGCGCGCGGCGCTCGCGATGGCGTTTGCCGTGGGTTTGACGTTTGGCGTCGGCGTGGCCTCTGCGCAAGTGGGGCTCGGCGAAGTCTTAGAGACCCAGAACATCCGTAACGAGATGGCCGGTGGCGGCCGCGATGAGCGCGGCGCCAATCAAGCCAATGACCAAGCGGCGGACGCCGCCCCGCCGGCCGACGGCGCCGACGGCGATCTGCCCGCTGTCGCCCGCACGGGCATCGACAAGTGGGACGACACTCACTCGATCTTCCGTCAGCGTGAGGCGTCACTGAACTGGCTGAAGATGCTGCCGGTCGCGCTGCTGCTACTCGTCTGGGTCCGCTCCGCCGACTGGATCAATCGCGACGCCCAGATCTTCAACCTCAACCACAACGCCTGGAACCCGGCGATCGTCGCGCCGTTCGTCATTGCCTTTGTCGTGATGCTGCTGATCCCGAACTACGTGATCGGGATCATCCTGCTGTCGCTGGCTTGGCTTGTGCCGTTCGTCGCTTACGCGGTCCACCACAACAAATCGGTCGAACCGCACCAGTCGGTCTTCACCGGCAGCTGGTTCCGTCACCAAGTCTCCGAAGCGGGCGCCTTGGTGGGCCTCAAGATCGGCTCGGAGAAGAAGGCCGACTACCTCCGCGGCCCCGAGGTGGACCTTGTCGCGCAGGGGGGCGACGAACGCACCAACCAAGCGAACCTGCTCACCGCCCGGCAGTCGCCCGGCTACGTGCACGTCAAAGAACTGGTCGCCGACATGGTCACCCGCGGCTCGGCGCGCGTGCTGCTCGATTACTCGGCCGAGGTCGTCACCGCGCGGCACATGATCGACGGCGTCTGGCACAACGGCGAGCCCCGCGACCGCGAGTCGGGCGACGTCATGCTCGCCGTGATGAAGCAACTGGCGAACCTCAACGTCTCGGAGCGGCGCAAGAAGCAGGACGGCGAGTTCGGCGCCACCTACCAAAACAAGAAGTACGCCTGCGAGCTCACCAGCCAAGGCGTCAAGACCGGCGAACGCGTCATCGTCACGCTCCACGGCAGCACCAAGCAATCGGGCATCAAGACGCTCGAGCAGCTCGGCATGCGGGAGAAGCTCCGCGACCAGTGGCTGGAGATCATGAACGCCGACCGCGGTCTGGTCGTCATGTCGGCGATGCCCGAGGGCGGCCTGACAACGATGTTCGACGTGGCGCTGCTGGACTGCGACCGCCTGATGCGCGACTTCGTCGCCATCGAGGACGCGGCCGCCCCCGAGACCGAGATCGAGAACGTCCCGGCGAGCTTCTACGACGCCGCGAAGGGCGATTCGCCCTCCCAGCTGATCCCCAGCCTCTCGCGCAAGTACCCGAACGTCTGGGTGGTCCGCGACTTCGTCGACGCCGAGACCGCTAAGCTGTTGATGGAGGAGATTGACCTCGACCGCCTTGTCGTCACGTCGTGCCACGCCCAGGACGCCGCCGAGGCGTGCCTGCGGATGTTGCAGAAAAAGACGCCCCACAAGGAGTTCGCCCGCGAACTCATCGGCGTGCTCAACACGCGTCTGATCCGCAAGCTCTGCACCGGTTGCCGCGTCGAGTACGAGGCCACCCCGGCGCTACTGAAAAAGCTCGGCATCCCGGCGGGCAAAGTGACGAAGTTCTACCGCGTCCCCAAGGGCGAGGAGATCGAGAAGCCGTGCAAGGTCTGCTCGGGCCTGGGCTACCGCGGCCGGACCGCGATCTTCGAGCTCTTGCAGCCCGACGACCAGTTCCGCCAGAAGCTGCTCAAGGAACCGAAGATCGACGTGCTGCGCAAGGCCGCCCGCGCCGCCGGCATGCGGACCCTCCAAGAAGAGGGAATCCTCCTCGTGGCCAAGGGAGTCACCTCCCTCCAAGAACTGCAACGCGTCCTCTCCGGCTCCTAG
- a CDS encoding CvpA family protein — MFYAIAGIIFFATLAMMVQHGIWSNLVNLLAIVIGGITAFGVHQPLVVMIDERTDGSYTYLLDFFVLWLVFAIVVGVLKLVAGYLSKNRVNFPDQVDNFGGAALAAFAGYVMMCFAMSTFHAAPLGYDVLSSAYEYGDSPEAAESAMADKFAPMAPTIAWLRLCDSVLAPEAFGGAGFSSKIFVAEHGKHRKAYAAADTAIMKRG, encoded by the coding sequence ATGTTCTACGCCATCGCCGGCATCATCTTCTTCGCCACGCTCGCGATGATGGTGCAGCACGGCATCTGGAGCAACCTGGTCAACCTGCTGGCGATCGTCATTGGCGGGATCACGGCCTTCGGCGTCCATCAGCCGCTGGTCGTGATGATCGACGAGCGCACCGACGGCTCGTACACCTACCTGCTCGACTTCTTCGTGCTGTGGTTGGTGTTCGCGATCGTCGTGGGCGTTCTGAAGCTCGTCGCCGGTTACCTGTCGAAGAACCGGGTGAACTTCCCCGATCAAGTCGACAACTTCGGCGGCGCGGCGCTGGCGGCGTTCGCCGGGTATGTGATGATGTGCTTCGCGATGTCCACGTTCCACGCGGCGCCGCTCGGCTACGACGTGCTCAGCAGCGCCTACGAGTACGGGGACTCGCCCGAAGCGGCCGAGTCGGCGATGGCGGATAAGTTCGCCCCGATGGCGCCGACGATCGCTTGGCTGCGATTGTGCGACTCCGTGCTCGCTCCCGAGGCCTTCGGCGGCGCGGGCTTTAGCTCCAAGATCTTCGTCGCCGAGCACGGCAAGCACCGCAAGGCGTACGCCGCGGCGGACACGGCGATCATGAAGCGGGGCTGA
- a CDS encoding porin, protein MTLRWTMGVALVAFGGATASAETAIESAFDYQLICCEETTGCCDEPSCGCADPSCGCDDGFACASDCGCDPSCGLGGGCGDACGCGSTCGLLGDCCLGDPWTLQGYLDPCGCSPITFGGWTQIGFHTQNTRFSRDDNDAFAFNDHPGRLNLHQQWFYAEKVAEAPCCGVDWGFRADLMYGTDAIKTQSFGNPAGSWDFQNGWDEGAGYGWAMPQLYGEVAWGDWSVKVGHFFTLIGYEVVTAPDNFFYSHAFTMFNSEPFTHTGAIATYNGFDDVTLYGGWTAGWDTGFDSFNDGSNFLGGFSTGLTDDITFTYMLTAGNFGKRSAGGDGYSHSVVVDFALTDDLNYVLQSDLVDIDDQNGNVTANDQVGINQYLFYTMNDCWAVGARLEWWKTDGFSYQEMTYGLNYRPHANVVIRPEIRYDWTASDAAANNVGFADAEEFNSAKFGMDAIFTF, encoded by the coding sequence ATGACTCTGCGATGGACCATGGGCGTTGCTCTGGTCGCCTTCGGTGGCGCGACCGCGTCCGCCGAAACGGCGATCGAGTCGGCGTTCGACTACCAGTTGATTTGTTGTGAAGAGACGACCGGCTGCTGCGACGAGCCATCGTGCGGCTGTGCGGACCCGAGCTGTGGCTGTGACGATGGCTTTGCTTGTGCTTCCGACTGCGGTTGCGATCCGTCGTGCGGATTGGGCGGCGGCTGCGGCGACGCCTGCGGTTGCGGCTCGACGTGCGGCCTGTTGGGCGACTGCTGCCTGGGCGACCCCTGGACGCTCCAGGGTTACCTCGACCCGTGCGGCTGCAGCCCGATTACGTTCGGCGGTTGGACCCAGATCGGTTTCCACACGCAGAACACCCGCTTCTCGCGTGACGACAACGACGCCTTCGCGTTCAACGACCACCCCGGCCGCCTGAACCTGCACCAGCAGTGGTTCTACGCCGAGAAGGTCGCCGAGGCGCCTTGCTGCGGCGTCGACTGGGGCTTCCGCGCCGACCTGATGTACGGCACCGACGCGATCAAGACCCAGTCGTTCGGCAACCCGGCCGGCTCGTGGGACTTCCAGAACGGCTGGGACGAGGGCGCCGGCTACGGCTGGGCCATGCCGCAGCTGTACGGCGAAGTCGCCTGGGGCGATTGGTCGGTGAAGGTCGGCCACTTCTTCACGCTGATCGGTTACGAAGTCGTTACCGCCCCGGATAACTTCTTCTACAGCCACGCGTTCACGATGTTCAACAGCGAGCCGTTCACGCACACCGGCGCCATCGCGACCTACAACGGTTTCGACGACGTCACGCTGTACGGCGGTTGGACCGCGGGCTGGGACACGGGCTTCGACAGCTTCAACGACGGCAGCAACTTCCTCGGTGGTTTCAGCACCGGCCTCACCGACGACATCACCTTCACCTACATGCTGACCGCCGGCAACTTCGGCAAGCGCAGTGCGGGTGGTGACGGCTACAGCCACTCGGTGGTGGTGGACTTCGCCCTGACCGACGACCTGAACTACGTCCTGCAGTCGGACCTGGTGGACATCGACGACCAGAACGGCAACGTGACGGCGAACGATCAGGTCGGCATCAACCAGTACCTGTTCTACACGATGAACGACTGCTGGGCCGTTGGCGCCCGGCTCGAGTGGTGGAAGACCGACGGCTTCTCGTACCAAGAGATGACCTACGGCCTCAACTACCGCCCGCACGCCAACGTCGTGATCCGCCCCGAGATCCGCTACGACTGGACCGCCAGCGACGCCGCCGCCAACAACGTCGGCTTCGCGGACGCCGAAGAGTTCAACAGCGCTAAGTTCGGCATGGACGCGATCTTCACGTTCTGA
- a CDS encoding DUF480 domain-containing protein, which produces MSTAIDSGPTHPGPLSSLERRVLGVLVEKAKTTPDAYPLSLNALRTGCNQKNNRYPQMELDDDQVERAADSLRQKGALTLVQGDSRVERYRHRMYEWLGVEKAELAVVAELLLRGAQTVGDLRGRAARMEPIPGLSELTPIVDALVAKGFVEYLSPPGRGAVVTHTFYSENERDKVCREFGVGGATPVASRQAVAAPAASADGSQGGPADTRPATGGDWELELLTLREELTTQISELRNEVERLRQRVEG; this is translated from the coding sequence ATGTCCACAGCCATTGACTCCGGCCCCACCCATCCCGGCCCGCTCAGTTCCCTCGAGCGCCGCGTGCTAGGCGTTCTCGTCGAGAAGGCGAAGACCACGCCCGACGCCTATCCGTTGTCGCTCAACGCGCTGCGAACGGGGTGCAACCAGAAGAACAACCGCTACCCACAGATGGAGCTCGACGACGATCAGGTCGAGCGCGCCGCCGACTCGTTGCGGCAGAAGGGGGCGCTGACGCTCGTTCAAGGCGACTCGCGCGTCGAGCGTTATCGCCACCGGATGTACGAGTGGCTGGGCGTTGAGAAGGCCGAGCTGGCCGTGGTGGCGGAGTTGTTGCTCCGCGGCGCGCAGACCGTGGGCGACCTCCGCGGCCGTGCGGCGCGGATGGAGCCCATCCCCGGGCTCTCTGAGCTGACGCCGATCGTCGATGCGCTCGTCGCCAAGGGCTTCGTTGAGTACCTCAGCCCCCCCGGCCGTGGCGCGGTGGTGACGCACACGTTCTATTCCGAGAACGAACGCGACAAGGTGTGTCGGGAGTTTGGCGTCGGAGGCGCGACCCCGGTAGCGTCGCGACAGGCTGTGGCGGCGCCCGCGGCTAGCGCCGACGGCTCACAAGGTGGGCCAGCCGATACCCGTCCGGCGACGGGAGGCGATTGGGAGCTGGAGCTGCTGACGCTCCGGGAAGAATTGACCACCCAGATCAGCGAACTCCGGAACGAGGTCGAGCGGCTGCGGCAGCGCGTCGAGGGTTGA
- a CDS encoding bile acid:sodium symporter: protein MPSPTPDNSPPPPGASLAAWLRRWLVWLLLGSYVLAALVPAPGTWLTGLRSGEGVSFSLVMVGVLLLTGAMAVNVGKLRELPRHPVALLTALAGVWGPPVVVVALWSILAPACLPGPLAASLGAGMAFAGAMPVANSAVAWTHQSGGSLAWALGLVVLSICLCPWVTPLVLGLMGQTLAGASAAEADLLVSRFSGAVFVVWVLVPTLLGLGLHAALGGRRVEKLAPRLTIASAAALLLLNYANAATALPNVLAEPDWRLLGTTLVAAVTLPVAGAAVAWPLSLLGRVSRRGRVAWAYSLGMKNTGLALGLVGATLGDQPVAILVILAVTLMQHVVAGAVHAIAARSEG from the coding sequence ATGCCCTCACCGACCCCCGACAACTCGCCCCCGCCGCCCGGCGCCTCTTTGGCGGCGTGGCTGCGGCGGTGGCTGGTGTGGCTGCTGTTGGGGTCGTACGTCCTGGCGGCTCTCGTCCCCGCGCCGGGGACCTGGCTGACGGGCCTCCGCAGCGGGGAGGGCGTCAGCTTCTCGCTCGTGATGGTCGGCGTCTTGCTGCTGACCGGGGCGATGGCGGTCAACGTCGGCAAGCTGCGGGAATTGCCCCGTCACCCAGTAGCCCTTCTGACGGCCCTAGCGGGCGTTTGGGGGCCTCCTGTCGTGGTGGTGGCACTTTGGTCGATCCTCGCGCCGGCGTGCCTTCCTGGGCCCCTGGCGGCCTCCCTGGGGGCCGGTATGGCCTTCGCCGGGGCGATGCCCGTCGCCAACTCCGCCGTCGCCTGGACGCACCAGTCGGGCGGCAGCCTGGCGTGGGCCCTGGGCCTCGTCGTGCTGTCGATCTGCCTCTGCCCCTGGGTGACGCCGCTGGTGCTCGGGCTGATGGGCCAGACCCTCGCCGGCGCCAGCGCCGCCGAGGCCGACCTGCTCGTCTCGCGGTTCAGCGGGGCGGTGTTCGTCGTCTGGGTGCTCGTGCCGACCCTGCTCGGGCTCGGGCTTCACGCCGCCCTGGGCGGCCGCCGCGTCGAGAAGCTCGCCCCGCGGCTCACCATCGCCTCGGCGGCGGCGCTGCTGCTGTTGAACTACGCCAACGCCGCGACGGCCCTCCCGAACGTACTCGCTGAGCCTGACTGGCGGTTATTGGGGACGACACTCGTCGCGGCCGTGACGCTGCCAGTCGCCGGCGCCGCGGTGGCGTGGCCGCTGTCGCTGCTAGGGCGGGTGTCGAGGCGCGGCCGCGTGGCGTGGGCCTACTCGCTAGGGATGAAGAACACGGGGCTCGCGCTGGGGCTCGTGGGCGCGACGCTCGGCGACCAACCCGTCGCGATCCTGGTGATCCTCGCCGTAACGCTGATGCAACACGTCGTCGCGGGAGCGGTGCATGCGATTGCAGCACGCAGCGAGGGTTAA
- a CDS encoding protein kinase domain-containing protein codes for MAQLTTFVFTDLVGSVALKGRMPGGDAAARDAAYVERVLQPHRALIEAGLAAAEGRVVSTAGDGHFLVFPDTARATRWAIDVVRAHHETPINAGEDAPTAEVRIGMHAGAPQPDPHDPDNFVGRAVDYASRLADHAQGGQILVSRTTAALIEDGVLDGVWLHAHGACELRGIGSAELYEVLYTGRSPTLPRRSPDEEFNDQPPREWSVLPRTMGLTEYAAQSGSASTRRRSPSDSATAVRQRRIGNYELLELIGAGGMGNVYKARHAQFDRPRAVKIIRPDLVEAGGDSVVRRFYQEVRATGALEHPNLVVAIDSSSPDDYEHYLVMEYVDGVSVDRLLDAEGPLPVADACEIARQAALGLEHLHEQGLVHRDVKPSNLMVALTSSPHLQVGESGSYRSSGAPLSSARKLAVVKLMDLGLALLVGGDEERLTRFDRGGMGTAYYMPPEQWRTTSVDIRADIYSLGCTLYCLLMGEPPFSRSDLKPERAHATAPIPPLRPACGAPRELTALVERMLAKDPKDRPQTPLEVAEALAPFAVGAHLAERVTRLKVDGAVERRLSRAETHPDRIDTQETSARLNRTLIGSAALATPGKRFGWLVATMAAAAACAAVLAVWLLPSTGNPALVAEKLESVAGLTARELSIAIDRRIQILQSAADDPRLQGWLTGQGPNAPDAPALGDRQHPLQQWIVDQRSRGDEKLGFRSSSWFVTDAKGLQVARAPYSPASMGQRYAIRDYFHGQGTNLPDDIEEDDIQPLREPHRSAVYGSTTAKGDLKVAFSVPIYGDSQEAGRQRVIGVLAISSSLGDFAEFNELEATGGHEILLADTGADDIEDDLRKGLVLHHRELSSYSRPSDPVRLSESLLTATANSRSATRGNFLGSYDDILGRPGLKYLGAVAEVAPKTLGEDPRGPWVVIVQTPAP; via the coding sequence ATGGCCCAGCTCACCACGTTTGTGTTCACCGACCTGGTGGGCTCCGTGGCGCTCAAGGGCCGGATGCCGGGCGGCGATGCGGCGGCGCGTGACGCGGCTTACGTCGAGCGGGTGTTGCAGCCGCATCGGGCGCTGATCGAGGCGGGCTTGGCGGCCGCGGAGGGGCGTGTCGTCTCGACCGCCGGCGATGGGCATTTCCTGGTGTTCCCGGACACAGCCCGGGCGACGCGCTGGGCAATCGACGTGGTGCGTGCCCACCACGAAACGCCGATCAACGCCGGCGAAGACGCCCCCACCGCCGAGGTCCGCATTGGCATGCACGCCGGGGCGCCGCAGCCCGATCCGCACGACCCCGACAACTTCGTCGGCCGGGCGGTCGATTACGCCTCGCGCCTCGCCGACCACGCCCAGGGCGGGCAGATCCTCGTCTCGCGCACCACGGCGGCGCTGATCGAGGACGGCGTGCTCGACGGCGTTTGGCTCCACGCCCACGGCGCCTGCGAACTCCGCGGCATCGGCTCGGCGGAGCTCTACGAAGTGCTCTACACGGGCCGTTCGCCAACGCTCCCGCGTCGCAGCCCGGACGAAGAGTTCAACGACCAGCCGCCGCGCGAATGGAGCGTCCTGCCGCGGACGATGGGCCTCACCGAGTACGCGGCTCAGTCGGGGAGCGCTTCGACCCGGCGGCGATCGCCCTCTGATTCGGCGACCGCTGTGCGGCAGCGGCGGATCGGCAATTACGAGCTCTTGGAGCTGATCGGCGCCGGCGGCATGGGCAACGTCTACAAGGCCCGCCACGCGCAGTTCGACCGCCCGCGGGCCGTGAAAATCATCCGCCCCGACCTTGTGGAAGCGGGCGGCGACTCGGTCGTGCGGCGGTTCTACCAAGAGGTCCGCGCGACCGGGGCGCTGGAGCACCCGAACCTTGTGGTGGCGATCGACTCGTCGAGCCCCGACGATTACGAGCACTACCTCGTGATGGAGTACGTCGATGGCGTCAGCGTCGATCGGCTGCTCGACGCCGAGGGGCCGCTGCCGGTGGCCGACGCCTGCGAGATCGCCCGGCAAGCGGCGCTGGGCCTCGAGCATCTGCACGAGCAGGGCCTCGTTCATCGCGACGTGAAGCCGTCGAACCTGATGGTGGCGCTCACCAGCAGCCCGCACCTGCAAGTCGGCGAGAGCGGCAGCTACCGCAGTTCTGGCGCCCCGCTCTCATCGGCGAGGAAGCTGGCGGTGGTGAAGCTGATGGACCTGGGGCTCGCGCTGCTGGTCGGTGGCGACGAGGAACGGCTCACCCGCTTCGACCGCGGCGGAATGGGGACGGCCTACTACATGCCCCCCGAGCAGTGGCGCACCACGTCGGTCGATATCCGGGCCGACATCTACAGCCTCGGCTGCACGCTCTACTGCCTGCTGATGGGTGAGCCGCCGTTCTCGAGGTCCGACCTCAAGCCCGAACGCGCCCACGCCACCGCGCCGATCCCGCCGCTGCGGCCCGCCTGCGGCGCGCCGCGCGAGCTAACCGCCCTGGTCGAGCGGATGCTCGCTAAGGACCCCAAGGACCGCCCGCAGACGCCGCTCGAAGTGGCCGAGGCGCTCGCGCCGTTTGCGGTTGGCGCCCATCTGGCGGAACGCGTCACGCGGCTCAAGGTCGATGGCGCTGTGGAGCGTCGCCTCAGCCGCGCCGAGACACATCCCGACCGCATCGATACGCAAGAAACCAGCGCTCGCCTCAACCGCACCCTCATCGGCAGCGCGGCGTTGGCGACGCCGGGCAAGCGGTTCGGCTGGCTGGTGGCGACGATGGCGGCCGCGGCGGCCTGCGCGGCGGTGCTGGCGGTGTGGTTGTTGCCATCGACGGGGAACCCGGCGCTGGTGGCCGAGAAGCTCGAGTCGGTCGCCGGCCTGACGGCGCGAGAGCTTTCGATCGCCATCGACCGGCGTATTCAGATCCTCCAGTCGGCGGCGGACGACCCCCGTCTGCAAGGCTGGCTGACAGGGCAGGGGCCCAACGCGCCCGACGCGCCCGCGCTCGGGGACCGCCAACACCCGCTTCAGCAATGGATCGTCGATCAACGCAGCCGCGGCGACGAGAAGCTCGGCTTCCGCTCTAGCAGCTGGTTCGTCACCGACGCCAAGGGCTTGCAAGTCGCTCGGGCGCCGTACTCGCCGGCCTCGATGGGTCAGCGTTACGCCATCCGCGACTACTTCCACGGCCAAGGGACCAACCTGCCGGACGACATCGAGGAGGACGACATCCAACCGCTGCGCGAGCCGCACCGCTCGGCGGTCTATGGCAGCACCACCGCGAAGGGTGATCTGAAAGTGGCGTTCTCCGTGCCGATCTACGGCGACTCACAAGAGGCCGGGCGGCAACGGGTGATCGGGGTGCTGGCGATCTCGTCGTCGCTAGGCGATTTCGCCGAGTTCAACGAGCTCGAGGCGACCGGCGGCCACGAGATCCTGCTGGCGGATACCGGCGCCGACGACATCGAAGACGACCTTCGCAAAGGGCTGGTGCTGCACCATCGGGAGCTGTCGTCCTACAGCCGGCCGAGCGACCCGGTGCGGCTCAGCGAGAGTCTGCTGACCGCGACCGCCAATAGCCGCAGCGCGACGCGCGGCAATTTCCTCGGTTCGTACGACGACATCCTCGGTCGACCCGGGTTGAAGTACCTCGGCGCTGTCGCGGAGGTGGCGCCTAAGACGTTGGGCGAAGACCCGCGCGGGCCTTGGGTGGTGATTGTGCAGACGCCGGCGCCGTAA